A portion of the Burkholderia sp. GAS332 genome contains these proteins:
- a CDS encoding amino acid ABC transporter substrate-binding protein, PAAT family, which yields MTKPSIAKRHGRVFRTLAALLASSAVLSGSVSTPAFAQTEATNAAMAMVFAPSGTLRASINLGNPVLASLDPATGKPVGVSVDLATEFAKRLGVPLQLVAVKSAGASVENVNQDKADIGFFAVDPKRGQEIAFTKPYVLIEGFYLVRDTSPITTNADVDQPGVTIAVGKGSAYDLFLTRELHHATIVRIPTSPAVVQAFLDQHLDVAAGVKQQLEKDAAQAGGLRILDQRFMVIRQAMGVPKSKGDEAAAYLSRFVEDMKASGFVKASLERHHIAGAAVAGNDE from the coding sequence ATGACGAAACCTTCAATCGCGAAACGCCATGGCCGTGTGTTCAGAACATTGGCAGCCCTACTGGCGTCAAGCGCGGTCTTGTCCGGGTCCGTTTCGACGCCCGCGTTCGCGCAAACTGAAGCCACGAACGCAGCCATGGCGATGGTGTTCGCGCCGAGCGGCACGCTACGCGCATCGATCAATCTTGGCAATCCGGTCCTGGCCAGTCTTGATCCGGCGACGGGCAAACCGGTTGGCGTGTCTGTCGATCTCGCCACCGAATTCGCCAAACGACTTGGCGTGCCGCTGCAACTGGTCGCGGTCAAGTCGGCGGGCGCCTCGGTTGAAAACGTCAATCAGGACAAGGCGGACATCGGCTTCTTCGCCGTCGATCCCAAACGCGGACAGGAAATCGCCTTTACCAAACCGTATGTGCTAATAGAAGGTTTTTATCTCGTACGCGACACCTCGCCGATCACCACCAATGCGGATGTCGATCAACCCGGCGTGACGATCGCGGTCGGCAAGGGCAGCGCCTACGATCTGTTTCTAACGCGCGAACTGCATCACGCGACAATCGTCCGGATTCCCACTTCGCCGGCGGTCGTGCAGGCCTTTCTGGATCAGCATCTGGATGTGGCCGCAGGCGTGAAGCAACAGCTCGAAAAGGACGCCGCTCAAGCGGGCGGATTGCGGATACTGGACCAGCGCTTCATGGTGATCCGTCAGGCGATGGGTGTGCCGAAGTCCAAGGGCGATGAAGCGGCCGCTTATCTGTCGAGGTTCGTTGAGGACATGAAGGCGTCGGGCTTCGTCAAGGCGTCGCTGGAGCGGCACCACATCGCAGGGGCGGCGGTCGCCGGCAATGACGAGTAG
- a CDS encoding transcriptional regulator, TetR family → MNTAKRLRRSPEGGYARGDETRHRIIEAAVDLFGEHGFEGASTRDIAARAGVNAPALQYYFENKEGVYRACVEALADDAWKTFGPVVEHAQKVLHENADTAALIDAFIRIQEVIADSAFAKANKPGRRLFFAREQAGYEPESATQILSARLREPLNQASAALVARISGRPADDEVTLIRTFSLLGQLVIFHVAHRSTLTALGWKSIDAEKAEQLKSTIREQTRMLLEQWSRERDAGCTPAAQSTGRGKSRKPQ, encoded by the coding sequence ATGAACACCGCAAAGAGGCTGCGCCGCTCACCGGAAGGCGGCTACGCTCGCGGCGACGAAACGCGCCACCGGATCATCGAGGCGGCGGTCGATCTATTCGGCGAACACGGTTTTGAGGGCGCGTCCACGCGCGATATCGCGGCCCGTGCCGGCGTGAACGCGCCCGCGCTGCAGTACTACTTCGAGAATAAAGAAGGGGTGTATCGTGCGTGCGTCGAAGCGCTCGCCGACGACGCATGGAAGACATTCGGGCCGGTCGTCGAACATGCGCAGAAAGTGCTGCATGAAAACGCCGACACCGCAGCGTTGATCGATGCCTTCATCCGCATTCAGGAAGTGATTGCGGACAGCGCCTTCGCGAAAGCGAACAAGCCCGGTCGGCGGCTTTTCTTCGCGCGCGAACAGGCTGGATACGAACCCGAAAGTGCGACGCAGATTCTTTCCGCCAGGCTCCGCGAGCCGCTAAACCAGGCGAGCGCGGCGCTTGTGGCGCGAATCTCCGGGCGTCCTGCCGACGATGAGGTCACGCTGATCCGCACTTTTAGCCTGCTTGGGCAGTTGGTGATTTTTCACGTCGCGCATCGCTCGACGCTGACGGCGCTCGGCTGGAAAAGCATTGATGCAGAGAAAGCCGAACAGCTCAAGTCGACCATACGCGAACAGACGCGCATGCTACTTGAACAATGGAGCCGGGAACGTGACGCGGGGTGTACACCTGCCGCGCAAAGCACGGGCAGAGGAAAGTCACGCAAGCCGCAGTGA
- a CDS encoding membrane fusion protein, multidrug efflux system: MPTGNNWTHSMSTTAGSPSRPIPAEDSPASSTRRPSRRTVLIALGIVALIVGAVWLARWWTVGRFIESTDDAYLQADSVTVAPKIAGYVTEVYVADNQVVKPGDPLVHLDARQYQVALNQALATIDARKADIERAQADIKQQQSNIAQAQAQQQVAQVNAHHASDEVRRYAPLVATGAETSERLAELTSSRDQANATLTANAAAVDAARSQIGSATAQLAQARAQLEAAEASAQQSQLDLDNTVVRSVLGGQVGDRTVRVGQYVQPGTRMLTVVPVQSTYLLANFKETQVGRMRVGQPVEMHVDALPGHMLHGVIDSFSPGTGSQFALLPPENATGNFTKIVQRVPVRIRIDTGAETRSVLLPGLSVTVDVDTRSARDRDARIDAENHRG, from the coding sequence ATGCCGACCGGAAACAATTGGACCCATTCGATGTCAACGACCGCAGGCTCTCCCTCCCGCCCGATCCCTGCCGAAGACTCGCCGGCATCAAGCACCCGGCGTCCCAGCCGGCGAACGGTCCTGATCGCGCTCGGCATCGTCGCGCTGATTGTCGGCGCGGTCTGGCTCGCCCGCTGGTGGACGGTTGGGCGCTTCATCGAAAGTACCGACGACGCTTATCTACAGGCTGACAGCGTCACCGTCGCACCCAAGATCGCCGGCTACGTCACGGAAGTTTACGTTGCTGACAATCAGGTCGTGAAGCCTGGCGATCCGCTTGTCCATCTCGACGCTCGCCAGTATCAGGTCGCGCTCAACCAGGCGCTGGCCACGATCGATGCGCGCAAGGCCGACATCGAACGCGCGCAGGCCGATATCAAACAGCAGCAGTCCAATATCGCGCAGGCCCAGGCGCAGCAGCAGGTCGCGCAAGTGAACGCGCACCACGCGAGCGACGAAGTGCGGCGCTATGCACCGCTCGTCGCAACCGGCGCCGAAACTAGCGAGCGGCTGGCGGAGCTGACCAGCAGCCGTGACCAAGCCAATGCCACGCTCACCGCGAACGCCGCGGCAGTCGACGCCGCACGTTCGCAGATCGGGTCGGCCACCGCGCAGCTCGCGCAGGCACGCGCACAACTCGAAGCGGCTGAGGCAAGCGCACAGCAGTCGCAACTCGATCTCGACAACACCGTGGTGCGCAGCGTCCTCGGCGGCCAGGTCGGCGATCGCACCGTGCGTGTCGGTCAGTACGTGCAACCGGGCACGCGGATGCTGACGGTCGTGCCCGTGCAAAGCACCTATCTGCTGGCCAATTTCAAGGAAACGCAGGTGGGCCGGATGCGCGTCGGTCAACCGGTGGAAATGCACGTCGACGCGTTGCCCGGTCATATGCTGCACGGCGTGATCGACAGTTTCTCGCCCGGTACGGGCTCGCAGTTCGCGCTGCTGCCGCCGGAAAACGCCACCGGCAACTTCACGAAAATCGTGCAGCGGGTGCCCGTGCGGATTCGCATCGACACGGGCGCGGAGACGCGTAGCGTGCTCTTGCCGGGGCTGTCGGTGACCGTGGATGTCGACACGCGTTCCGCACGCGATCGTGACGCGCGCATCGATGCCGAGAACCATCGTGGCTGA
- a CDS encoding MFS transporter, DHA2 family, multidrug resistance protein produces the protein MPRTIVAEPGTATAAAAAPAAPHAEERASVGDWIAVAAGALGALMATLDISITNSALPQIQGEIGATGTEGTWISTGYLMSEIVMIPLAAWLTRVFGLRNFLLTNSALFIAFSMMCGWSHTLPMMIAGRIGQGFTGGALIPTAQTIIRTRLPLSQLPVGMTMFGLIVLLGPLLGPVVGGWLAENISWSWCFFMNLPICLALMTLLIVGLPSDRPHWEAFLKADWLGIVGLAIGLSSLTIVLEEGQRERWFESSMIVTLTCVSVFGMLLIAASQLTAKKPIMRLSLMRNPNYASVIVIVSAVGAALYGVSYLLPQFLGVVAGYNAEQSGAIMLLSGLPAFMIMPVLPRLLGKVDFRVLVITGLVLYAISCMIDISLTAQSVGHDFVWSQLIRGTAQMLAMMPLNQASMAAVSREDSGDAAGLYNMARNLGGSIGLAIIGTVIDRRTTFHTAMIRESVSANSLIGQESLAANAANWFAHTGDMAYSQMRALGQLGAQIQQQAIVMTYSETFYLLGIALLACIPLALLLKTPRRNAPPPQSAGH, from the coding sequence ATGCCGAGAACCATCGTGGCTGAGCCGGGAACCGCAACGGCCGCCGCCGCGGCGCCAGCCGCACCGCACGCCGAGGAACGTGCCAGCGTCGGCGACTGGATCGCCGTCGCCGCAGGCGCGCTCGGCGCCTTGATGGCGACGCTCGACATCTCGATCACGAACTCCGCGCTGCCGCAGATCCAAGGCGAAATCGGCGCCACCGGTACCGAAGGCACCTGGATTTCGACCGGCTATCTGATGTCGGAAATCGTGATGATTCCGCTGGCGGCATGGCTCACGCGCGTGTTCGGGTTGCGCAATTTCCTGCTGACGAATTCAGCGCTTTTCATTGCATTCTCGATGATGTGCGGCTGGTCGCACACGTTACCCATGATGATCGCCGGCCGCATCGGGCAGGGCTTCACGGGCGGTGCGTTGATCCCGACGGCGCAGACCATCATCCGCACGCGACTGCCGCTATCGCAGTTGCCGGTCGGCATGACCATGTTCGGCTTGATCGTGTTGCTTGGGCCACTGCTTGGACCGGTGGTCGGTGGCTGGCTCGCGGAGAACATCAGCTGGAGCTGGTGCTTCTTCATGAATCTGCCAATCTGCCTTGCGCTGATGACCCTGTTGATCGTCGGCCTGCCGTCAGACCGGCCGCACTGGGAGGCGTTTCTCAAGGCGGACTGGCTTGGCATTGTGGGCCTCGCGATCGGCCTCAGTTCGCTGACGATCGTGCTCGAGGAAGGTCAGCGCGAGCGCTGGTTCGAATCGTCGATGATCGTGACGCTCACCTGCGTGTCGGTCTTCGGCATGCTGTTGATCGCCGCTTCGCAATTGACCGCGAAGAAGCCGATCATGCGCCTGAGCCTGATGCGCAACCCAAACTACGCAAGCGTGATCGTGATTGTGTCCGCGGTCGGCGCGGCGCTGTATGGCGTGTCGTATCTGCTGCCGCAGTTTCTCGGCGTGGTCGCCGGCTACAACGCGGAGCAGTCCGGCGCGATCATGCTGCTTTCCGGGCTGCCCGCTTTCATGATCATGCCGGTCCTGCCGCGGCTGCTCGGCAAAGTCGACTTCCGCGTGCTGGTGATCACCGGGCTGGTGTTATACGCGATCAGTTGCATGATCGATATCAGCCTGACAGCACAGAGCGTTGGGCACGATTTCGTCTGGTCGCAACTGATACGCGGCACCGCACAGATGCTCGCGATGATGCCGCTTAATCAGGCGTCGATGGCAGCCGTGTCGCGCGAAGATTCTGGCGACGCTGCCGGTCTCTACAACATGGCGCGCAACCTCGGCGGGTCGATCGGTCTTGCGATCATCGGTACCGTGATCGACCGGCGCACGACGTTTCATACCGCGATGATCCGCGAGTCTGTCAGCGCCAATTCGCTGATCGGCCAGGAAAGCCTTGCGGCGAACGCGGCGAACTGGTTCGCCCATACGGGGGACATGGCGTACTCGCAGATGCGCGCACTTGGGCAACTCGGGGCGCAGATCCAGCAGCAGGCCATTGTGATGACCTATTCGGAAACCTTCTATCTGCTCGGCATCGCGCTGCTCGCCTGCATTCCGCTTGCGCTGCTTCTGAAAACACCGCGCAGAAATGCGCCGCCGCCTCAGTCCGCCGGACACTAA
- a CDS encoding efflux transporter, outer membrane factor (OMF) lipoprotein, NodT family encodes MSFHPTMMFNRPSCFALAAAALLSALSGCTVGPDYHGAPPVAQDARSSATFVRAPASGTTATPAPNQWWLAFNDPQLNDLIAAALAHSPDVHIAQARLRESRAQLQQQRANELPKVSGDAAALRMREPDLSSLSSGSSSGSSAASSGRGPLQLYTAGFDATWEIDLFGGTRRAIEAASADAEAVDADLADTQVSLAAEVAQAYIELRDQQTRLELAQRQAQTEQKMLTLTQQRLARGTAADLDVERLTTQVENTRATLIPLDAQLTDSLDRLAVLTGREPGALDAQLAGTRPLPALPETVAIGDPSAMLQQRPDIRAAERRLASSNAQIGEHIADFFPKVTLLGDIGFSASDPGHLVRKSNFSWIGAPYLQWNAFDFGRTLGSVHAAEASRDEAEARYTKAVLGALQDANSSLSRYGHQRAHVVTLQKVEASASHSATLMRQRYTAGVATLIDLLDTQRQEFTAQQNVVAGQAELLKDFVSIQKSLGIGWQAQQG; translated from the coding sequence ATGTCTTTTCATCCCACCATGATGTTCAACCGTCCCTCGTGTTTCGCACTGGCCGCCGCCGCGCTTCTGTCCGCCCTGTCGGGTTGCACGGTCGGCCCGGATTATCACGGCGCGCCGCCGGTTGCACAGGACGCCCGCAGCAGCGCGACCTTCGTGCGTGCGCCGGCCTCCGGCACGACGGCGACGCCCGCGCCGAACCAGTGGTGGCTCGCATTCAACGACCCGCAGCTGAACGACCTCATCGCCGCCGCCCTGGCACATAGTCCCGATGTGCATATCGCACAGGCGCGGCTGCGGGAATCGCGCGCGCAATTGCAGCAGCAACGTGCGAACGAGTTGCCGAAAGTGTCTGGGGATGCTGCCGCGCTGCGCATGCGCGAGCCTGATCTGAGTTCGCTCAGTTCGGGAAGCTCCTCAGGCAGCAGTGCAGCGTCGTCGGGTCGCGGCCCGCTGCAGCTCTATACCGCGGGCTTCGACGCCACGTGGGAAATCGACCTGTTTGGCGGCACGCGGCGCGCCATCGAAGCGGCATCGGCCGATGCGGAAGCCGTCGACGCCGATCTCGCGGACACCCAGGTGTCGCTCGCGGCCGAAGTGGCGCAGGCTTACATCGAACTGCGCGACCAGCAGACGCGGCTTGAACTCGCGCAGCGTCAGGCGCAAACCGAACAGAAAATGTTGACGCTCACGCAGCAGCGCCTGGCGCGCGGCACGGCAGCGGACCTCGATGTCGAACGCCTGACCACGCAGGTTGAGAACACGCGCGCGACGCTGATTCCGCTCGACGCGCAACTCACCGATTCGCTCGACCGCCTCGCCGTGCTGACCGGTCGTGAGCCGGGCGCGCTGGACGCACAGCTCGCCGGCACGCGGCCGCTGCCGGCGTTGCCTGAGACGGTCGCAATTGGCGATCCGTCGGCGATGTTGCAGCAGCGCCCCGACATCCGCGCAGCTGAGCGGCGGCTCGCGTCGAGTAATGCGCAGATCGGCGAACACATTGCGGATTTTTTCCCCAAGGTGACACTGCTCGGCGATATCGGTTTCAGCGCAAGCGATCCGGGCCATCTCGTGCGCAAGAGCAATTTCAGTTGGATCGGCGCGCCGTATCTGCAATGGAATGCGTTCGATTTCGGGCGCACGCTGGGCAGCGTGCACGCGGCTGAAGCATCGCGTGACGAAGCCGAGGCCCGTTATACGAAGGCCGTGCTCGGCGCGCTGCAGGATGCGAACTCGTCGCTCTCGCGCTATGGGCATCAGCGCGCGCATGTCGTCACGTTGCAAAAGGTGGAAGCATCCGCAAGTCACTCGGCCACGCTGATGCGGCAGCGCTACACCGCAGGGGTAGCCACACTGATCGATCTGCTCGACACGCAGCGCCAGGAGTTCACCGCGCAGCAGAATGTCGTCGCGGGACAGGCCGAGTTGCTCAAGGACTTTGTGTCGATACAGAAAAGCCTCGGCATCGGCTGGCAAGCGCAGCAAGGTTAG
- a CDS encoding glucokinase — translation MHVKDLDEIQRAGADTSGFLLAIDFGGTKIAMATTTPAGQRLHEAEIPTLAEQGAQTVMRRMFEAARVLISTTRAGGERQLLAVAAVTPGIIEPDGIRLAPNNPGWDRLALYDVLHAGFAAQCVTVETDVKAAALAEARCGALAGVDCGLYLNLGTGLAAAAVIDGRVLRGANGAAGEIGYQLRGVPDEVLFADGGASLENFVSGRAIADRVSALLGRNVSTHEAFALQDSMPQVAALIKGAFEGLARHVANLTLMLDPSRIVIGGGMARIPGIPDGIRSLLARAVPYPPDVAIAAFGHGAALQGAIVAASDAWASSRANLAALASRCRGFSVSTQSP, via the coding sequence ATGCACGTTAAAGACCTAGATGAAATCCAGCGCGCCGGCGCTGACACAAGTGGCTTCCTGCTGGCTATCGATTTCGGCGGCACCAAGATCGCCATGGCGACCACGACGCCAGCAGGACAGCGCCTTCATGAAGCTGAAATTCCGACCTTGGCGGAGCAGGGGGCGCAGACGGTCATGCGGCGCATGTTCGAAGCGGCGCGGGTTCTGATCTCGACGACACGTGCCGGCGGTGAGCGGCAGTTGCTGGCGGTGGCCGCGGTCACCCCCGGCATTATCGAACCCGACGGCATCCGGCTCGCGCCCAACAATCCGGGTTGGGACCGGCTCGCACTCTACGATGTGCTGCACGCGGGTTTCGCTGCCCAGTGCGTCACCGTCGAAACCGACGTCAAAGCGGCAGCGCTAGCGGAGGCGCGCTGTGGCGCGCTCGCCGGCGTCGATTGCGGCCTGTATCTAAACTTGGGAACTGGTCTGGCGGCCGCCGCGGTGATCGACGGGCGAGTGTTGCGCGGCGCGAACGGCGCCGCCGGCGAGATCGGCTACCAGTTGCGTGGCGTCCCGGACGAAGTGCTGTTCGCCGATGGCGGCGCGTCACTGGAGAATTTCGTTTCCGGTCGCGCGATTGCCGACCGTGTGAGCGCGCTGCTAGGACGAAACGTCAGTACGCACGAAGCGTTCGCCTTGCAAGATTCCATGCCCCAGGTGGCGGCGCTGATCAAGGGCGCGTTCGAGGGGCTCGCGAGGCACGTCGCCAATCTGACGCTGATGCTGGACCCGTCGCGGATCGTGATCGGCGGCGGTATGGCGCGTATCCCAGGTATTCCTGACGGTATTCGTTCGCTGCTGGCGCGAGCCGTGCCTTATCCGCCGGACGTGGCGATTGCCGCTTTCGGTCACGGTGCGGCCCTGCAGGGCGCGATCGTGGCGGCGAGCGATGCGTGGGCATCTTCGCGCGCTAACCTTGCTGCGCTTGCCAGCCGATGCCGAGGCTTTTCTGTATCGACACAAAGTCCTTGA
- a CDS encoding amino acid/polyamine/organocation transporter, APC superfamily has product MSDSAWQEPSSTALAGAGERPATDAPHFHRSVGLFSATAVNMIQICGVGPFLTIPAIVAVMNGPLAVIGWILGAVLAMADGLVWAELGAAMPGAGGTYLYVREAFQYRTGKLMPFLFVWTAMLSIPLIMSTGIIGFVQYLGFFLPNLSAWQTHAIGVGATALVILALYRRIESIRALSAVLWIIMMLAVGLTIAAAYSNFHLSLATTLPPDAGDLGKFFTGLGAGLIIAIYDYAGYNTTAYMGDELKNPGRVMPRSIIVSIIAMMFLYLAMNIGVIGTVPWQEVAKSTSVASLVVSRNWGHTAAAVVTVLILVAALASVFAGLLGGSRVPFYAARDGVFLAAFGKLHPKHNFPHVALLVMGVVTAVGTFFDLTAVINMLVAVAVLLQSVAQIAALTVLRRRQPELHRPYRQWLYPVPSLVALVGWLYVFYATDRQSQLMSTGWLVLGLIAFLIWARVARQWPFGPKPIREEFLERQAASTAIVNTETHAR; this is encoded by the coding sequence ATGAGCGATTCTGCCTGGCAGGAGCCGTCCTCAACCGCACTGGCTGGTGCGGGCGAGCGGCCGGCGACCGATGCGCCGCATTTCCATCGTTCTGTCGGCCTGTTCTCGGCGACCGCGGTGAACATGATTCAGATCTGCGGCGTGGGCCCATTCCTGACCATCCCGGCGATCGTGGCCGTGATGAATGGGCCGCTTGCCGTCATCGGCTGGATTCTCGGCGCGGTGCTGGCCATGGCGGACGGCCTGGTCTGGGCGGAACTCGGCGCGGCGATGCCCGGCGCCGGGGGCACGTATCTCTACGTGCGCGAAGCCTTTCAATACCGCACCGGCAAGCTGATGCCCTTCCTGTTCGTCTGGACCGCGATGTTGTCCATTCCGCTCATCATGAGCACGGGCATCATCGGCTTTGTTCAGTACTTGGGGTTCTTCCTGCCGAATCTTTCGGCGTGGCAGACGCACGCGATCGGCGTCGGCGCGACCGCACTGGTCATCCTCGCGCTGTATCGGCGGATCGAATCGATCCGTGCATTGAGCGCGGTGCTCTGGATCATCATGATGCTCGCGGTCGGGCTGACGATTGCCGCCGCGTACTCGAACTTTCATCTGAGTCTTGCAACGACGCTGCCGCCCGACGCGGGCGATCTCGGCAAGTTCTTCACGGGCCTCGGAGCGGGTCTGATCATCGCCATCTACGACTACGCCGGCTACAACACCACGGCGTACATGGGCGATGAACTCAAAAATCCCGGCCGCGTCATGCCGCGCTCGATCATCGTGTCGATCATCGCCATGATGTTCTTGTACCTCGCAATGAATATCGGCGTGATCGGCACGGTGCCATGGCAGGAGGTGGCCAAGTCGACCTCGGTCGCATCGCTCGTCGTGTCGCGCAATTGGGGGCATACAGCAGCGGCGGTTGTCACCGTTCTGATTCTTGTGGCGGCGCTTGCGTCGGTCTTTGCAGGGCTGCTCGGCGGGTCACGCGTGCCTTTCTATGCGGCCCGCGACGGCGTGTTTCTGGCCGCATTCGGCAAGCTGCATCCGAAGCACAATTTTCCGCACGTCGCGCTGCTGGTCATGGGCGTGGTCACAGCGGTCGGAACGTTTTTCGATCTGACCGCCGTGATCAATATGCTGGTCGCAGTCGCGGTGTTGTTGCAGTCGGTGGCGCAGATCGCGGCATTGACCGTGCTGCGTCGCCGTCAGCCGGAATTGCATCGCCCGTATCGGCAGTGGCTTTATCCGGTGCCGAGCCTTGTTGCGCTGGTTGGCTGGCTCTACGTTTTTTATGCGACCGACCGTCAGTCGCAATTGATGTCGACGGGTTGGCTCGTTCTGGGGTTGATCGCGTTCCTGATCTGGGCGCGTGTCGCCCGGCAATGGCCGTTTGGCCCCAAGCCTATCCGTGAAGAGTTTCTCGAACGCCAGGCGGCCAGCACTGCAATAGTGAACACTGAAACGCATGCACGTTAA
- a CDS encoding Sugar kinase of the NBD/HSP70 family, may contain an N-terminal HTH domain, with protein sequence MHAHRKNSRPTVTVTRGPAFVRQGNEWAIYQHLLSLALASSPQLAESTGLSKVTVSAALGNLERLGLVEQTGVRGGSAGRSPRLYAPRARAGFVVAIDVGAEWIRGAVADLTGTVVARLEKRTPARVERLVARIVELVCAMLEEQQISRSEVLATVFGSPGVLDTESDRLRLAPNLPDLERAGLIPSLREALDVDLLVENDINLATLGEQQHGLGRGVDNFVFMSVGTGIGLGIIADGRLHRGAHGFAGEIAVLPAAPVVGSKSDGIHRPTFEASAAAKGIVAHAQRRGLDVANAEAVFVAAHAGDERALDCVAEEARQLSWGLAAIIPILDPKLVVLGGGIGRSGALLLPTIRDHLADWLPIPVPEFAVSATGTDAVLLGAIVLGVERGRLRAFERLGYATS encoded by the coding sequence ATGCACGCGCATAGAAAGAACAGCCGACCGACAGTCACCGTCACCCGTGGCCCCGCGTTCGTCCGCCAAGGCAACGAATGGGCCATCTACCAGCATCTGTTGTCGCTGGCGCTCGCCTCGAGTCCTCAACTCGCGGAGAGCACCGGGCTGTCCAAGGTGACGGTCTCCGCCGCGCTCGGCAATCTCGAGCGGCTGGGACTCGTCGAGCAGACGGGCGTGCGCGGCGGCAGCGCGGGACGCTCCCCGCGTCTTTACGCGCCGCGGGCGCGAGCGGGTTTTGTGGTGGCGATCGACGTCGGCGCGGAATGGATACGGGGCGCGGTCGCCGACCTGACCGGAACGGTGGTGGCGCGGCTCGAAAAGCGCACGCCTGCCCGCGTGGAACGGCTGGTTGCCCGAATCGTCGAGCTCGTCTGCGCGATGCTTGAGGAACAACAGATCTCGCGCAGCGAGGTCCTGGCCACTGTGTTCGGCTCGCCTGGCGTACTGGATACGGAAAGCGACCGGCTCCGTCTCGCGCCGAACCTGCCGGATCTGGAGCGCGCGGGGCTGATCCCATCCCTGCGGGAGGCGCTCGATGTCGACCTGCTGGTTGAAAACGACATCAACCTGGCCACGCTAGGCGAACAGCAGCACGGCCTTGGGCGCGGCGTCGACAACTTCGTCTTCATGTCGGTCGGCACGGGTATTGGCCTCGGGATCATTGCCGACGGAAGGCTGCATCGTGGCGCACATGGCTTTGCCGGCGAGATTGCCGTCCTGCCCGCGGCCCCGGTGGTGGGATCAAAGTCCGATGGAATCCATCGCCCCACGTTCGAGGCGTCGGCGGCGGCAAAAGGTATCGTCGCGCACGCACAGCGGCGCGGCCTTGACGTGGCCAATGCAGAAGCGGTGTTCGTCGCGGCCCACGCGGGCGATGAACGCGCACTGGACTGCGTCGCAGAAGAAGCACGACAACTCTCATGGGGACTCGCGGCGATCATCCCGATCCTCGATCCGAAGCTGGTCGTGCTCGGCGGCGGCATCGGCCGAAGCGGCGCCCTGCTTCTACCGACGATCCGCGATCACCTCGCCGACTGGTTACCCATTCCCGTGCCGGAGTTCGCGGTCTCGGCGACCGGTACTGATGCTGTGCTGCTTGGGGCGATTGTTCTCGGTGTCGAACGGGGGCGGCTCAGGGCTTTTGAGCGCCTCGGATACGCGACCTCGTAG